In Halodesulfovibrio sp. MK-HDV, the genomic window AGAATGGACTTGAACACGCCCTCAAAACCTTCATCAAAAAAGGTGAAAAGCAGCCCGATAGGCGTAAACAGCTTTACAAAGTCAAAAGCGGCATACAGGGCTTCGCTCCATCCGGCATCAGTAAACGCTGCTGCCAGATCGTCCCACCAGTAAATCAACGCACCAACTGCGGCTACAACACCAATAATTGCAGCAATAATCCATGTGCCAGGGAAACCCCACAACGCAAAGTTAGCAAGCCACTGGGAACCGGAATACGCGGTCCATATACCTTTACTCCATGCAACAGCTTTACCTAACGGGCCAAAAATTGTACTTAGTCCCAGCGTAGCAATACTCATAAGTCCAGAGGCTGCAGCTGCAGCACCAAGAATGCCAGCAAAGCCGATAAGCACAACCGCACCATACCCAACCCAGCGCGTAAGGTTTGGAAACTCCTGCGACCAGCCAAGCATTGTTGCAGATCCATTCGCAAAGGCATCAATAATAGGATTAATTGCAGGCAGCAAAGCCTGTCCCAGAACAGTTGTAAGAGCACGCCCACCGGCAGAAAGTCTGTCGAACGGATCAACCATTCCCTTTGCCATCTGCTCCGCCTTGCTCATGCCATTCACGTTACCAAGCTTTGCAATAGATTCGCTAAGACTGTCAGTGTCCGACATAAGCAGCTTAATAAGAGAAACTGCCTCATCCGATCCAAACGCTTTTTTAAGCTCATCACCTTCTGCAACGTCCAGCGTATCGCCAAACTTGCCTTTAAGCTTGGTAAGAATATCCATCATGCCGAGCATGTTGCCGTTGGCGTCTGTAAAATCCAGCCCAAGCTTTTCCTGTGCGCCGCCAATACCGGAAAGAAACGACTTGTACTTAGTACCAGCTTCACTGCCGGACATAGTCGCCTGCAGGCTGCCCATAACCGCCATCTGCTCTGCCATATCAATTCCGGCAGCAGTAGCGTTGGCACCAATGGCAGTAAACGCGGCAGACATTTGCGAACCCGTGGTTTTAAACATCTGAACAGCCGTTGCAGTTTTACCCGCAAGCTGCTCTACCCACGTGGCCTTGCCCATCTCGTTTGCTTGCGCTTTAAAAATGCCGAACATTGTACCGGTGTAATCGGTAATGGTAGCAGCATCTGCTTTGGTTGCTTTTGCAAGCACGTTGGAAGCCCTGGTAAAACTTGCCAGCTCGTTGCCTGTTAAGCCGGAAATGGAAGATTGAATATCATACGCAGAAGCCGCAACAGCATCCGCAGCCACTCCATAATCTATGGAAAAACCAAGTGCTGCACGGTTCAATTTGCCGAGCGCTGCGCTATCAACATCAAGGCTGCCAACTTCCGCCAGTGCCCTATTCAAGTCCCGCGCTGGGGAAAGCATGGCATCAAGCCCCTGCCCAGCACCCCACATGCCCGCAGCGCCAACACCAATTTGCGTAAATGACTTACGTGCGTGCCCTGCAAGGCCATCCAGTTTCTTTTGGATTTTGCCTACAGGGCCGGTAACATCATCTTTAAGTCCAAGCTTAAACCAAAGTTTTTCCATCCACACGTGCTAACCACCAAATGCCTTTGCTATGCCGTTGCACACAGCTATTTCCATTTTGTGCCAGTAGTCTTTTTCTAAAAACATGGCCTCGCCCATACAGCGCTCTGTAACTTCACGCTCCGGAAACCATTTACGCGTCAGTGCAAGCATCTGCTCCAAGGCATTATGTTCCATGCCCTCTGCAATGCTTTCTACTTTCCCAACGTAATCGTAACCTTCGGCTTGTAGCTGCTAAGAACTGCTGCGGCCAACTCAATGGCAACGCCTGGCTGTTCAAGCTGATCCCGAAGCGCGTCTTTGCATTCAGTCTTCACCGTACGCATGAGAAAATTGTGACACGGGTTAATCTTGTCCGTTGGCTGCATCTCGTTTGCGTAGGTGTTAAACGCATCCAGCGTCACATCAAAGGCAAGGTCAGTTCCATTAACAGTAAGAGAAATAGTTTTATCCACGGTACGCTCCACCTATTTGGTATTAATAAGCTGAAAGAGCTGTTCAAACCGCTTATCAAAACGATCCTCAAAGCCTGCCAGCATTTTTTCTAAATCCTGTTTGGAAGTGTAATTGCGCGCCACATACAGCTTAAAGTCCTGCAACTGGCTACGACTCGACTGCGCGTACTGGAACAAATAAACATTCCACATAAGCACAAACGGCCACACGTAACGCGCAATCCACTCAAAAATTTCTGCTCCTTCCATCTACAGCCCTGCTTTTACCTGCTGCTTTTTATCGTACGAACGGGAGGCAGAGTATCCAAGGTAGCCGGAGCCAAACAACACCCACAACGGTTCCGGAATTGCCTCAAACATAAGCTTCAAATTAGCCGCCGCCTGTTTCATCTGTACCGGCCACCAAACGCCCACAATGCTCCCAAGCACCACAAGCAATATTACCCCGTACATCACATACAAAAACATAGGCCGCGCTCTGCTTGTCCACTTATCCTTGCTCTGTGCCTCAGCAACAATTGCAGAATACCGCGCGTTAAGCTGCGCAAGCTCGCCATTCTGCTCCATCTGCCGCAGTTCGCTTGTTGCCTTCGCCTGTTGTGCAGGGTCAGGAAAAATGCGTTTAATCAGCGTATCGCCAAGGTTGATTAAATCTCCAAGCATACTACACCCGCGCCAGCTGGCAGCCTTCCATAATCACTTCCGGATCATACGGATTAACGCCATTTTCATGCACAATGATCACTGCAACCAAGTCTTCCAAATGGTCAGCAACGCGAATAACTTCATCCACGTCAACACCCACACGCTGCGCCACATGCTCCACATACGAATCTGTGTCGTTTTCCACCGGCGGTGCCCAGCGGTTAACAATCCCTTCAACCGTATTAATCCCATGCTTGCGCTCATACGTAAGCAAAGTTCTGCCCATAGCGCGAACGCCATGCTGCGGATCTACAAACGTACAAAAATCGTCGTCCAATTGATCTTCCGCCAAGCCCTTCCAGTCAGCACCGTGCCGAATGTTTCCCGGGTTGTTATTACGAATCCCACGTGGTGCTCTACCCATACGCTGCCTCCTGTTCTGTTTGGCATTCAATACACAGCCTGCAACCCACAACTGCCTCACGCCTAGCTTCCGGAATAGCCTCCCCGCACTCGTCACAATGCGTTAAGCTTTCCCCGCAGCCACGTGCAGCCTGTGCCTCTGCAATGGCAGATTGAATAATCCGCTGTTCAATCTCAGACGCTCTATCAAACTGGTCCACCTACAGCAGCCCCTCTGTCTCGTCCTTACGCAAATAAGGAACACCGCCAATGCGCACAAAGTTAGGCGAAGTAACGTCAAAGCTCACCTTACGCAGCAGCTTTTCGCCGCCCTTAGAGTCCACATCTAAAATAGAGCTCAGTTTAAGTTTACAGCCAAACGCCTCCACCTTGTCTTCTTCGCCATCAGCAGTTTTGCCGTAAAACAACAAGTCAAAAGGCTTTAAACCGCGATACGAACCCGCAGCCTTAGCCGCTTCCTTAATCAGCTTAAAGTTAGCAATGTCCAACTCAAGCTCACCACTGGCAGAAACATCACCGTCCACATGCCCGTTCGGTACGCCGCCGTCAGAAGCAACAGCCGTGTTGTCCGTAATGTCCAGCGTGGCCTTAGCAACACGCACGCGCATATCGCCAACCGTTACATCAATATTTTTTCCGCTTAGTCTTTGCATTAAAGTCCCTTCTTTTTTTGTCTCCGACGGCGCTTCGCAGCGGGATGTCTCCGACGGCCAGAGAACCTTTTTGAAAAAAGGCTTCTCTGGACTCTCCAAAAACTTTTACTTGCGAGGTCAGCCCGTCACCAAACATGTTGGAAAGCTTTATGGGAACAACCCTGCTCAATCAGAGAAAGGTGGTGGTGCGTAAGCCGCGATAAAGCTTAAGCAACAAAACTAACTCGCAGGTAAAAATTTTAGGAAGGGGGTCTGGGGGAGGCATCCCTACGCATAGTTCTTCAAATCAAGGAGCAGATTACAGGTAATATCCTTGGGGCTGTTGTACGGTCGCGCTGCCATGTAGATTTCAACCTTGTTTTTGGTCGGCCAACTTATGACAATGTCGCCATCTTTAGGCGGCTCAATTTCTCCAGGGAAAACCTCACCGAGAATTTCAACGGCCTTGGCCATCTCAAAGAGCGGTCGCATAAAATAGGATTGATTGGAGACAATGGAAGAAGGGGTAGAATTCAATTTGCGATCGGCAATGCGGGACACTGCTAGCGGATAAACTTGACGCATGGCTTTTTGCACCACACGCAGATTTTCGATTACTTGGTAATCGCCGCCGGAAACATCGAGAAGATGCCCGTCTGTCCAGTACATGCCCTCGTAATCTGGATACCACCACGGCACGGAGTAGCGTGCATCTGCAAGCGCTTTGAGGATGGAACGGTCAACAGGTCTGCCAAGCTTGTCTTGCGGTTTGTTGGACCATTCGCCGAGGAGATTACCGGTTGCTACTCGCATTGGAGAATCCGCCACGGTTACAGCTCTGTTGGCCAAGCGTCCTGCATAGGTGCCTAGCTCGTGTCCCCATAAGTATGGAACAACGGATACGGTATCCGCGC contains:
- a CDS encoding phage protein, with product MQRLSGKNIDVTVGDMRVRVAKATLDITDNTAVASDGGVPNGHVDGDVSASGELELDIANFKLIKEAAKAAGSYRGLKPFDLLFYGKTADGEEDKVEAFGCKLKLSSILDVDSKGGEKLLRKVSFDVTSPNFVRIGGVPYLRKDETEGLL
- a CDS encoding putative phage tail assembly chaperone, yielding MDKTISLTVNGTDLAFDVTLDAFNTYANEMQPTDKINPCHNFLMRTVKTECKDALRDQLEQPGVAIELAAAVLSSYKPKVTITLGK
- a CDS encoding DUF2586 domain-containing protein: MATPVVQVNRLNRNQGPFKEVERFFCFIGLGETGRGSLHMVNTDTDLDAVLGEAESVLKTQVEAAKVNAGQNWNACVFVLDGVLTWKEAVDYVMEQKSVEGFVIADPVTKTTELEAMQTKQAEVMAEYMRPTLFLAAFRKLDPVADSWATYTEAAIAVLTGLRADTVSVVPYLWGHELGTYAGRLANRAVTVADSPMRVATGNLLGEWSNKPQDKLGRPVDRSILKALADARYSVPWWYPDYEGMYWTDGHLLDVSGGDYQVIENLRVVQKAMRQVYPLAVSRIADRKLNSTPSSIVSNQSYFMRPLFEMAKAVEILGEVFPGEIEPPKDGDIVISWPTKNKVEIYMAARPYNSPKDITCNLLLDLKNYA
- a CDS encoding phage tail tape measure protein, giving the protein MEKLWFKLGLKDDVTGPVGKIQKKLDGLAGHARKSFTQIGVGAAGMWGAGQGLDAMLSPARDLNRALAEVGSLDVDSAALGKLNRAALGFSIDYGVAADAVAASAYDIQSSISGLTGNELASFTRASNVLAKATKADAATITDYTGTMFGIFKAQANEMGKATWVEQLAGKTATAVQMFKTTGSQMSAAFTAIGANATAAGIDMAEQMAVMGSLQATMSGSEAGTKYKSFLSGIGGAQEKLGLDFTDANGNMLGMMDILTKLKGKFGDTLDVAEGDELKKAFGSDEAVSLIKLLMSDTDSLSESIAKLGNVNGMSKAEQMAKGMVDPFDRLSAGGRALTTVLGQALLPAINPIIDAFANGSATMLGWSQEFPNLTRWVGYGAVVLIGFAGILGAAAAASGLMSIATLGLSTIFGPLGKAVAWSKGIWTAYSGSQWLANFALWGFPGTWIIAAIIGVVAAVGALIYWWDDLAAAFTDAGWSEALYAAFDFVKLFTPIGLLFTFFDEGFEGVFKSILKWFDSLGGAVHWVLEKMNLLPGVDISTTQEISEVAAPVAPMPELAMAQQEAVAPMSEFTVAATPVAPMPELMVPQQEAVAPVMPTPSSSPSLEAPRTAKVPAGGVQQKIINAQSNSQSRTQTIGKVIITTEGKQDAQSIREHLLMAGA
- a CDS encoding TraR/DksA C4-type zinc finger protein, with product MDQFDRASEIEQRIIQSAIAEAQAARGCGESLTHCDECGEAIPEARREAVVGCRLCIECQTEQEAAYG
- a CDS encoding holin family protein, with amino-acid sequence MLGDLINLGDTLIKRIFPDPAQQAKATSELRQMEQNGELAQLNARYSAIVAEAQSKDKWTSRARPMFLYVMYGVILLVVLGSIVGVWWPVQMKQAAANLKLMFEAIPEPLWVLFGSGYLGYSASRSYDKKQQVKAGL
- a CDS encoding structural protein → MGRAPRGIRNNNPGNIRHGADWKGLAEDQLDDDFCTFVDPQHGVRAMGRTLLTYERKHGINTVEGIVNRWAPPVENDTDSYVEHVAQRVGVDVDEVIRVADHLEDLVAVIIVHENGVNPYDPEVIMEGCQLARV